The region TGCTGATGCTGCTCGCCACCGGCGGCGCATGGCTGTGGCACAACCACGGCTTGCGCGAGCGCGCGCTGGAACGGGTCAAGCGGCATTGCGTCAAGCTCCAGATCGAGTTGCTGGACGGCAACGTGGCGTTGAAAAAAATCGGTTTTATCAAAGATGCCAACGGCCGTCGACGTCTGGCGCGCGTGTATAACTTTGAATTCACCGTGACCGGCGAAACCCGTCACATCGGCACCATCACCCAGTTTGGCGCTCACAGTGCGCAAATCGAACTGGCGCCCTACCCCATGCCGCAGGATGACACCGCGCCCGTGGTCGATGTGGCGAGGCCTCGCGCCGAAGTGATCGAACTCAGCCAATGGCGGCAGGATCACAGCAAGTTGCGTCCTTGAGGGTTGATGGCTCAGCATCGAAGCATTTCTGGACGCCCCAAGCGTTGCCGCTAACGCGGTTCGACCCTGCACCCCACCAACGCTTGCTGCAACCAATAGCCCTCTTGGGGCTCGGCAAAAATCAACTCAACCCGCGAATCCTGGCGCCATTCACTGGCCTGCCAATCCAGCGTCGAGTTGTCCAGCGCATTCGCTGAAACCCACCCCGCCGTGCTCTGGATAACCAGCTTCGCGCGCCGCCAGGCGAGGCCTTCAAGCCACATGGTAATGAGCGCGACATCGAACAGCTGGCTCGGGTGCCAACGCCAGCCTATGCTCCAGCCGCCCTCCTGCGCCTGACTCAAACAAATAGGCCGCGTGGGATCAGTCCAAAGGGCCGGCATCTGCCCAAGGCCCTTGGGCACGATGAAATTATCCACACCTGCCACAGCTCGAGCCTGAAGGCCCGGCAATGCGCTCAACGGCAACACAGCCTGCTGCGTCCAGTAAAGCGGACGTGCAGGCAACTGCGCGACGATTCGCTGACGATCACTGTCGCCAAGCTGTTCTGACTTGTTCAGCAACAGCAGTCCTGCGTGAGCAAGCGCCTGTTGCTGCGCCGCCGGCAGTGGTTTTCCGGCGGCCAGC is a window of Pseudomonas sp. DC1.2 DNA encoding:
- a CDS encoding DUF3301 domain-containing protein — protein: MLTLGNIFVLMLLATGGAWLWHNHGLRERALERVKRHCVKLQIELLDGNVALKKIGFIKDANGRRRLARVYNFEFTVTGETRHIGTITQFGAHSAQIELAPYPMPQDDTAPVVDVARPRAEVIELSQWRQDHSKLRP
- a CDS encoding CobW-like GTP-binding protein, with translation MLQNIPTHVIAGPLGAGKTSLIKHLMAQRPADERWAVLINEFGQIGLDAALLTRDADGIALGEVAGGCLCCVNGAPFQIGLGRLLRKARPDRLFIEPSGLGHPAQLLRQLSEAPWQGVLAVQPCVLVLDAHALAAGKPLPAAQQQALAHAGLLLLNKSEQLGDSDRQRIVAQLPARPLYWTQQAVLPLSALPGLQARAVAGVDNFIVPKGLGQMPALWTDPTRPICLSQAQEGGWSIGWRWHPSQLFDVALITMWLEGLAWRRAKLVIQSTAGWVSANALDNSTLDWQASEWRQDSRVELIFAEPQEGYWLQQALVGCRVEPR